One stretch of Methylococcus capsulatus DNA includes these proteins:
- a CDS encoding cytochrome c oxidase subunit 3: MATSAASYYIPHKATWPIVGSIGLTSLLAGFANYLNGLSIGPTMMILGAGILVTMLVGWFGTVIHESVAGIYSDQVDHSFRWGMIWFITSEVFFFSAFFGALYYARVYALPWLGGEGELGVTNEILWKGFDAVWPSNGPAKVGGEFEPMEAWGIPALNTLILLSSGGTVTWAHWGLLADNRGQLIKGLIATVALGFLFVILQAFEYHEAYTEMGLTLGSGIYGSTFFMLTGFHGLHVTIGAIILTVVLFRSIRGHFSAEHHFAFEAAAWYWHFVDVVWLGLFIFVYWL, encoded by the coding sequence ATGGCGACTAGCGCAGCTTCCTATTACATTCCGCACAAGGCGACCTGGCCTATCGTCGGTTCCATCGGCTTGACCAGCCTTCTGGCGGGTTTTGCCAATTACCTGAATGGCCTCTCCATCGGGCCGACCATGATGATTCTCGGTGCCGGCATTCTCGTGACCATGCTGGTGGGTTGGTTTGGTACGGTGATCCATGAAAGCGTTGCCGGAATCTATAGCGACCAGGTCGACCATTCGTTTCGCTGGGGGATGATCTGGTTCATCACCTCGGAAGTGTTCTTTTTCTCCGCTTTCTTCGGCGCGCTGTATTACGCCCGGGTCTACGCGTTGCCCTGGCTTGGCGGTGAGGGCGAACTGGGCGTGACCAACGAAATCCTTTGGAAGGGATTCGACGCTGTTTGGCCGAGCAACGGTCCGGCCAAGGTTGGCGGCGAATTCGAACCGATGGAAGCCTGGGGTATTCCCGCACTCAACACCCTGATCCTTCTCTCCAGCGGCGGCACCGTCACCTGGGCGCACTGGGGCTTGCTGGCCGACAACCGCGGCCAGCTCATCAAGGGGCTGATCGCCACCGTGGCCCTGGGTTTCCTCTTCGTCATCCTGCAGGCTTTCGAATATCACGAAGCCTACACCGAAATGGGCTTGACACTCGGTTCCGGGATTTACGGCTCGACGTTCTTCATGCTGACCGGTTTCCACGGCCTGCACGTCACGATCGGCGCGATCATCCTGACGGTCGTGCTGTTCCGCAGCATTCGCGGCCACTTCAGTGCGGAACACCATTTCGCTTTCGAAGCCGCAGCGTGGTACTGGCACTTCGTCGACGTTGTCTGGCTCGGACTGTTCATCTTCGTGTACTGGCTCTGA
- a CDS encoding cytochrome c oxidase assembly protein, producing the protein MSHQETENRKHGRLVWGIVLVALAMFGFGFALAPFYSLFCEITGLNGKVRTEAVEEVAYDVDASREITIEFITELNERMPLAFSVERPKMKIHPGQYYTVKFYGENLTDRPMVGRAIPSITPGTATAYLKKTECFCFSEQKFEPHQRREMPVRFVIDPGLPKDIKEMALSYTFFDISDIQKD; encoded by the coding sequence GTGAGCCACCAGGAAACCGAGAACAGGAAACACGGGCGCCTCGTTTGGGGCATCGTCCTCGTCGCACTGGCGATGTTTGGTTTCGGATTTGCCCTGGCTCCTTTTTACAGCCTGTTCTGTGAAATCACCGGGTTGAATGGAAAGGTGCGCACCGAAGCGGTCGAAGAGGTTGCCTACGACGTCGATGCTTCACGTGAGATTACGATCGAATTCATCACCGAGCTGAACGAACGTATGCCGTTGGCTTTCAGCGTGGAAAGGCCCAAGATGAAGATCCATCCAGGGCAGTATTACACCGTCAAGTTTTACGGCGAGAACCTGACGGACAGACCCATGGTGGGGCGTGCCATACCGAGCATCACGCCGGGGACCGCGACGGCCTATCTGAAAAAGACCGAGTGTTTCTGCTTTTCGGAACAAAAGTTTGAACCGCACCAGCGCCGGGAGATGCCGGTCCGTTTCGTGATCGATCCGGGTCTGCCCAAAGACATCAAGGAAATGGCGCTTTCGTACACCTTTTTCGATATTTCCGATATTCAGAAAGATTAA